A section of the Sander vitreus isolate 19-12246 chromosome 19, sanVit1, whole genome shotgun sequence genome encodes:
- the gpr78b gene encoding G-protein coupled receptor 26, translating to MDFAEIIFALFIIVVAVVSLLSNLLVLLCFVHSTEIRRQVPGVFTMNLSFCNILITVLNMPATLVGIIRDQQPFGDCICHTVSFLETFLTANTMLSMAALSIDRWIAVVFPLSYSTKMRYKDALIMVCYSWLHSFTFSLTALLFSWVDYNDVYASCTLQPSEEGSDRIKFTIFTVVFHATSFMLSLLILCFTYLKVLKVARFHCKRIDIITMQTLFLLVDIHPSVKQRCLAEQKRRKQRATKKISIFIGSFIICFAPYVITRLAELLPFVDINRRWGIISKCLTYSKAASDPFAYSLLRQQYKKVLVTVVNRLLRRDLYPSSGHNSSLDTENDYCLQRIS from the exons ATGGACTTTGCTGAAATTATTTTCGCTTTGTTCATCATCGTGGTCGCGGTCGTCTCGCTGTTGTCAAACTTGTTGGTGCTGCTATGTTTCGTCCACAGCACCGAGATACGCCGCCAGGTCCCCGGTGTTTTCACCATGAACTTGTCCTTCTGCAACATACTCATCACTGTTTTGAACATGCCGGCCACTTTGGTGGGAATTATCAGGGACCAGCAGCCTTTCGGGGATTGCATTTGCCACACGGTGAGCTTTCTGGAGACTTTTCTGACCGCGAACACCATGTTGAGCATGGCAGCTCTCAGCATAGACCGGTGGATTGCGGTGGTCTTCCCGCTCAGTTACTCCACTAAAATGCGCTACAAGGACGCGCTGATCATGGTGTGCTACTCCTGGCTGCACTCCTTCACCTTCTCCCTGACGGCGCTGCTCTTCTCCTGGGTCGACTACAACGACGTTTACGCGTCCTGCACCTTGCAGCCGAGCGAGGAAGGCAGCGACAGGATTAAGTTTACAATCTTCACTGTTGTTTTCCACGCCACCAGTTTCATGCTCTCCCTGCTCATATTGTGTTTCACCTACTTGAAGGTGTTGAAAGTCGCCAGGTTTCACTGCAAGCGGATCGACATTATCACCATGCAGACTCTTTTCCTTCTGGTCGACATTCACCCAAG CGTGAAACAGAGATGTTTAGCAGAACAAAAGAGGAGAAAGCAGAGAGCCACAAAGAAGATCAGCATCTTCATCGGCTCATTCATCATCTGCTTTGCTCCTTATGTAATTACAAG GTTGGCCGAGCTTCTACCCTTCGTGGACATCAACCGCCGCTGGGGGATCATCAGTAAGTGCCTGACATACAGCAAGGCTGCATCTGACCCCTTTGCCTATTCCCTCCTACGTCAGCAGTACAAGAAAGTGCTGGTTACTGTCGTCAACAGGCTGCTCCGCCGTGACCTATACCCCTCATCTGGCCACAACAGCTCTTTGGACACAGAGAACGACTACTGTCTCCAGAGGATCAGCTAA